One region of Gilliamella sp. ESL0405 genomic DNA includes:
- the panB gene encoding 3-methyl-2-oxobutanoate hydroxymethyltransferase, translating into MKNTILTLQQRKLNQEKITMLTAYDYTTARLMDESGVDCLLVGDSLGMVMLGYQSTVSVTMEDMIHHSKAVARAAKTAFVVTDLPFMSYHTSAYDAVYNAGRLIQEGQAQAVKLEGGQAFCEHIQLITQASIPVIAHIGLMPQSVLALGGYKVQGKDYNDAKKIVLDALAVEQAGAAAILLECVPAELAKLISELVSIPTIGIGAGVGCDGQVLVYQDMLSMYEGVSSKFVKSFAPIGEQMKQAFKDYCAEVKQQQFPSANHEFAIDSDVMAKIKSEFFISHQG; encoded by the coding sequence TTGAAAAACACAATACTCACCCTACAACAACGAAAACTGAATCAAGAAAAAATCACGATGTTAACCGCCTATGATTACACCACCGCTAGATTAATGGATGAGAGTGGCGTTGACTGTTTATTGGTTGGTGACTCATTGGGAATGGTGATGCTGGGTTACCAAAGTACCGTATCGGTGACAATGGAAGATATGATTCACCACTCCAAAGCGGTTGCCAGAGCGGCTAAAACGGCTTTTGTTGTGACTGATCTGCCTTTTATGTCCTACCATACTTCGGCCTATGATGCGGTGTATAATGCCGGTCGTTTAATCCAAGAAGGTCAAGCACAAGCGGTCAAGCTTGAAGGCGGGCAGGCGTTTTGTGAACATATTCAATTGATTACACAAGCATCGATTCCGGTCATTGCGCATATTGGCTTGATGCCACAATCGGTACTGGCATTAGGCGGATATAAAGTTCAAGGCAAAGACTATAACGACGCTAAAAAGATAGTGCTTGATGCATTGGCGGTTGAGCAAGCAGGTGCGGCGGCTATTTTACTCGAATGTGTGCCGGCGGAGTTGGCAAAACTGATATCTGAACTGGTTAGCATTCCAACTATTGGCATTGGTGCCGGTGTTGGTTGTGACGGTCAGGTTTTAGTCTATCAAGATATGTTGTCGATGTATGAAGGTGTATCGTCTAAATTTGTAAAATCATTTGCGCCAATTGGCGAGCAAATGAAGCAGGCTTTTAAAGATTATTGCGCAGAAGTGAAGCAGCAACAGTTTCCGTCTGCAAATCATGAATTTGCTATCGATAGCGATGTAATGGCAAAAATTAAATCTGAATTTTTCATCAGTCATCAAGGATAA
- the panC gene encoding pantoate--beta-alanine ligase produces MKVVTSIDQVRQQVKAWRQSGASIGLVPTMGFLHEGYQSLMAAAKEQNQKVIVTIFVNPIQFAPNEDLASYPRDLERDKIACQQMGVDLIFCPTASEMYDAHFNSCVDVNGLTEALCGKKRPGHFKGVCTVVTKLFNITQPDRAYFGQKDAQQLAVIKRMVCDLNVDIEIIGCPIVREADGLAKSSRNSYLSATEREAATCLYRAIQCAGEMIAQGERSVDVIAGAMQAIINAEPLAKIDYIEFVDMASFNAIDSLKQDSLCALAVYIGKTRLIDNFIYQPS; encoded by the coding sequence GTGAAAGTTGTGACCTCAATTGATCAAGTTCGCCAGCAAGTTAAAGCTTGGCGACAGTCCGGCGCAAGTATTGGTTTAGTTCCCACTATGGGCTTTTTGCATGAAGGGTACCAAAGTTTAATGGCGGCGGCCAAAGAGCAGAATCAAAAAGTGATTGTGACCATTTTTGTTAATCCTATCCAGTTCGCCCCTAACGAGGATTTGGCAAGTTACCCTCGTGATCTTGAGCGAGATAAAATTGCCTGCCAGCAAATGGGAGTCGATCTTATCTTTTGCCCAACAGCCAGTGAAATGTACGATGCTCACTTTAACAGTTGTGTCGATGTTAATGGGCTAACAGAAGCGTTATGTGGTAAAAAGCGACCGGGACATTTTAAGGGTGTCTGCACGGTGGTCACTAAATTATTTAACATCACCCAACCGGATCGAGCCTATTTTGGACAAAAAGATGCTCAGCAGCTTGCTGTGATTAAACGAATGGTTTGCGATCTTAACGTCGATATTGAAATTATTGGTTGCCCGATTGTGCGAGAAGCAGACGGACTGGCAAAAAGTTCACGCAATAGCTATTTATCTGCAACTGAAAGAGAAGCGGCAACTTGCCTTTATCGAGCCATTCAATGCGCTGGCGAAATGATTGCACAGGGTGAAAGATCGGTTGATGTCATTGCCGGTGCTATGCAAGCAATAATTAACGCTGAGCCGCTTGCTAAAATTGATTATATCGAATTTGTCGATATGGCATCATTCAATGCGATTGATTCCCTTAAGCAAGATAGCTTATGTGCACTTGCCGTTTATATTGGTAAAACACGATTAATTGATAATTTTATCTATCAACCCAGTTAG
- a CDS encoding valine--tRNA ligase, translating into MKNTTYNPQEIEQPIYQHWEQSGYFKPNGDKSQPSYCIAIPPPNVTGSLHMGHAFQQTIMDALIRYHRMQGNNTLWQSGTDHAGIATQMVVERKIAAEEGKTRHDYGREMFIEKIWEWKAQSGGSITKQMRRLGDSVDWDRERFTMDEGLSNAVKEVFVRLYQEDLIYRGKRLVNWDPKLRTAISDLEVENREVKGSMWHLRYPLADGAKTADGKDYLVVATTRPETLLGDTGVAVNPADPRYQDLIGKFVILPLVNRRIPIIGDEHADMTKGTGCVKITPAHDFNDYEVGRRHQLPMINIFTFDGEIRSQAEVFDTNGEPSDVYGGDIPTELQNLERFAARKAVVAACEAQGILEKIEPHDLTIPYGDRGGVVIEPMLTDQWYVRAKVLAEPAIDAVKNGDIQFVPKQYENMYFSWMNDIQDWCISRQLWWGHRIPAWYDAQGNVYVGRDEAEVRRENNIADDVVLSQDEDVLDTWFSSALWTFSTLGWPENTDDLATFHPTNVLVTGFDIIFFWVARMIMMTMHFIKDKDGKPQIPFKTVYVTGLIRDEEGQKMSKSKGNVIDPLDMIDGISLADLLEKRTGNMMQPQLAEKIAKRTEKQFPNGIEAHGTDALRFTLAALASTGRDINWDLKRLEGYRNFCNKLWNASRYVLMNTQDHDCGFTGGDLAYSLADKWILAEFNHTVKTYREAFDTYRFDLAANILYEFTWNQFCDWYLELTKSVLANGEQSEQRAARHTLVTVLEALLRLAHPIIPFITEAIWQSVKPLMRIKADTIMLQPMPTFDSKYIDDQAVADINWIKEAVIAVRNIRAEMNIAPSKPLQLLIRQASPAVHRIISDNITFIESLARLSEIVLLDEGETGPLSVTKLVDGAELLIPMAGLINKEDELARLEKEMARIDNEIARIDGKLSNSSFVDKAPAAVVAKEKEKQQGYINDKAKLQEQYQAIKSL; encoded by the coding sequence ATGAAAAATACAACTTATAATCCACAAGAAATCGAACAACCAATTTATCAACATTGGGAACAAAGTGGCTATTTTAAGCCTAATGGCGACAAATCACAGCCAAGCTACTGCATCGCTATCCCACCGCCGAATGTGACCGGAAGTTTACACATGGGGCACGCATTCCAACAAACCATTATGGATGCATTAATACGTTATCATCGTATGCAAGGTAACAATACGTTATGGCAATCGGGTACCGACCATGCCGGTATTGCAACACAAATGGTGGTTGAACGTAAAATTGCTGCCGAAGAGGGCAAAACCCGTCACGATTATGGTCGTGAAATGTTTATCGAAAAAATCTGGGAGTGGAAAGCGCAATCAGGCGGTAGCATTACCAAACAGATGCGTCGTTTAGGCGATTCGGTGGATTGGGATCGTGAGCGCTTCACTATGGACGAAGGGCTATCAAATGCGGTAAAAGAGGTATTTGTCAGACTTTATCAGGAAGATTTGATCTACCGTGGTAAACGTTTGGTCAACTGGGATCCAAAATTACGTACCGCGATTTCTGATTTAGAAGTTGAAAATCGTGAAGTAAAAGGCTCAATGTGGCATTTACGTTATCCACTTGCTGACGGCGCCAAAACGGCTGACGGTAAAGATTATTTAGTTGTCGCCACAACGCGTCCGGAAACATTATTAGGTGATACCGGGGTAGCGGTCAATCCGGCTGATCCTCGCTATCAAGATCTGATCGGCAAATTTGTTATTTTACCTTTGGTTAATCGTCGTATTCCGATTATTGGTGATGAACATGCTGACATGACAAAAGGTACCGGTTGCGTAAAAATTACTCCGGCACATGACTTTAATGATTACGAAGTGGGTCGCCGTCATCAATTACCGATGATCAACATCTTCACCTTTGACGGTGAGATCCGCTCACAAGCCGAAGTGTTTGACACAAACGGCGAACCGAGTGATGTTTATGGGGGAGATATTCCGACTGAATTGCAAAATTTAGAACGATTTGCCGCCCGTAAAGCGGTTGTTGCCGCCTGTGAAGCGCAAGGCATTTTAGAAAAGATTGAACCACATGATTTAACCATACCGTATGGCGATCGTGGCGGCGTGGTGATTGAGCCAATGTTAACTGACCAATGGTATGTGCGAGCGAAAGTATTGGCCGAGCCTGCTATTGATGCCGTTAAAAATGGCGATATCCAATTTGTGCCAAAACAGTACGAGAACATGTACTTCTCGTGGATGAATGATATTCAAGATTGGTGTATTTCACGCCAATTATGGTGGGGTCACCGTATTCCGGCATGGTATGATGCGCAAGGCAATGTCTATGTTGGACGAGACGAAGCCGAAGTCCGTCGGGAAAACAATATCGCCGATGATGTGGTGTTATCACAAGATGAAGATGTGCTTGATACCTGGTTCTCATCTGCACTTTGGACTTTCTCTACATTGGGTTGGCCAGAAAATACCGATGATTTGGCAACTTTCCACCCAACCAATGTACTTGTAACTGGTTTTGATATCATCTTCTTCTGGGTCGCTAGAATGATTATGATGACCATGCACTTTATCAAAGATAAAGACGGTAAGCCGCAGATTCCGTTTAAAACAGTCTATGTTACTGGCTTAATTCGTGATGAAGAAGGGCAAAAAATGTCGAAATCTAAAGGGAATGTTATCGATCCTTTAGACATGATTGACGGCATCTCACTTGCTGATTTACTGGAAAAACGTACCGGCAATATGATGCAACCACAACTGGCGGAAAAAATTGCCAAACGTACTGAAAAACAGTTCCCTAACGGCATTGAAGCGCACGGTACCGATGCATTACGCTTCACCTTAGCGGCACTAGCCTCAACCGGACGTGATATCAATTGGGATCTCAAACGTTTGGAAGGTTACCGCAACTTCTGTAATAAACTTTGGAATGCTAGCCGTTATGTCCTTATGAACACGCAAGATCACGATTGTGGTTTTACCGGTGGTGATTTAGCCTATTCATTAGCCGATAAATGGATATTAGCTGAATTTAATCATACCGTGAAAACCTATCGAGAAGCCTTCGATACTTATCGATTTGATTTAGCCGCTAATATTTTATATGAATTTACTTGGAATCAGTTTTGTGACTGGTATTTAGAGTTAACCAAATCAGTACTGGCAAATGGTGAACAATCTGAACAACGTGCCGCTCGTCATACTTTAGTGACTGTATTGGAAGCATTGTTACGCTTAGCACATCCAATTATTCCATTTATTACTGAAGCAATTTGGCAAAGTGTTAAACCACTAATGCGTATCAAGGCTGATACTATTATGTTACAACCGATGCCGACTTTTGATAGTAAATATATTGACGATCAAGCTGTTGCCGATATTAACTGGATCAAAGAGGCGGTGATTGCCGTGCGTAATATTCGAGCTGAAATGAATATTGCACCGAGCAAACCATTACAATTGTTGATTCGTCAAGCTTCACCTGCTGTTCATCGTATTATCAGTGATAATATAACCTTTATTGAATCGCTGGCAAGATTATCAGAAATTGTGCTGTTAGATGAAGGTGAAACCGGGCCATTATCGGTCACTAAGTTAGTTGACGGTGCTGAACTACTTATTCCAATGGCTGGGTTAATTAACAAAGAAGATGAATTAGCTCGACTGGAAAAAGAGATGGCACGCATCGATAACGAAATTGCTCGTATCGACGGAAAACTGAGCAATAGCAGTTTTGTCGATAAAGCGCCAGCGGCTGTTGTGGCGAAAGAGAAAGAAAAACAACAAGGCTATATTAATGATAAAGCTAAATTGCAAGAGCAATACCAAGCGATTAAAAGCCTATAA
- a CDS encoding glycoside hydrolase 43 family protein yields the protein MSSNYYHNPIICADYSDPDIIRVGDDFFMVASSFNHLPALPVLHSKDLINWQIINHVFSSFEFGDYDQVQPGKGVWAPSITYHDDKFWVFFSTPDEGIFMCHSTDPWGEWSKPHCVQPALGWIDPCPFWDDDGRAWLVHAFAQSRCGLKHQLQLFEMKTDGSALIGEGKIIYDGTADLPTLEGPKLYKRNGWYYIFAPAGGVETGWQTVLRSDKLTGNWTARNVLFQGNSPINGPHQGGWVELANSQCWFVHFQDANVYGRIVHLQPMYWDDDNWPRIGQTLDDHGAGQPVSSYPKPLVNGESTGDKIQTSDDFEQGKFGLQWQWPANPQPHWLADSEAGLVLNCCPLPIRNGQDTLYFAPNLLLQKFAAFQFSAQTEMTFNPTQSGDFAGMIIYGERYAALVVCYDNGEYRLMYRYGWVKDSGVVDEYHQPIAKLDFASCQLKVEVGLNGICQFYYRQSQDSWIALPRQFAAGKGKWVGAKIGMVAATDAGQNMGGNCHFKYFSVIAK from the coding sequence ATGAGCAGTAACTATTATCATAATCCGATTATTTGCGCCGACTATTCTGATCCGGATATTATCCGAGTTGGCGATGACTTTTTTATGGTCGCATCAAGCTTTAATCATTTACCTGCACTACCTGTTTTACATTCTAAGGATTTAATCAACTGGCAGATTATTAATCATGTTTTTTCGTCGTTTGAGTTTGGTGATTATGATCAGGTGCAGCCGGGTAAAGGCGTCTGGGCACCGTCTATCACTTATCATGATGATAAGTTTTGGGTCTTTTTCAGCACTCCCGATGAAGGTATCTTTATGTGTCATAGCACCGATCCTTGGGGCGAATGGAGCAAACCGCATTGTGTTCAGCCAGCGCTAGGTTGGATTGATCCTTGCCCGTTTTGGGATGATGACGGGCGGGCATGGTTAGTACATGCCTTTGCCCAGAGCCGTTGTGGTCTAAAGCATCAATTACAACTGTTTGAGATGAAAACTGACGGTAGCGCATTAATCGGTGAAGGCAAAATCATTTATGACGGCACCGCCGATTTGCCTACGCTTGAAGGTCCCAAACTGTATAAAAGAAACGGTTGGTACTATATTTTTGCGCCAGCCGGCGGCGTCGAAACCGGTTGGCAAACGGTTTTACGATCCGATAAGCTAACCGGCAATTGGACAGCGCGAAATGTGCTTTTTCAAGGTAACAGCCCCATTAATGGCCCACATCAAGGCGGTTGGGTGGAGTTAGCCAATTCGCAGTGCTGGTTTGTACACTTTCAAGATGCCAATGTATATGGGCGAATTGTGCACTTACAGCCAATGTATTGGGACGATGATAACTGGCCAAGGATCGGCCAAACGTTAGATGATCATGGTGCCGGACAACCGGTTTCATCTTACCCGAAACCGCTTGTTAACGGTGAGTCTACAGGCGATAAAATACAAACCAGTGATGATTTTGAGCAGGGAAAATTTGGCTTACAGTGGCAATGGCCAGCCAATCCACAACCACACTGGCTGGCTGATAGTGAGGCGGGATTGGTGTTAAATTGTTGCCCGTTACCGATACGTAATGGGCAAGATACACTCTATTTTGCGCCAAATTTACTGTTACAAAAATTTGCGGCATTTCAGTTTTCAGCGCAAACAGAAATGACCTTTAACCCAACCCAATCGGGCGATTTTGCCGGAATGATTATTTATGGTGAACGCTATGCAGCTTTAGTTGTTTGTTATGATAACGGCGAATATCGTCTTATGTATCGTTATGGTTGGGTTAAAGATTCGGGTGTTGTTGATGAGTATCATCAGCCGATTGCAAAACTCGACTTCGCCTCCTGTCAACTTAAGGTAGAAGTCGGATTAAATGGTATCTGCCAATTTTATTATCGCCAATCGCAAGATAGTTGGATTGCACTACCCCGTCAATTTGCTGCCGGTAAAGGTAAATGGGTTGGAGCTAAAATCGGTATGGTGGCAGCAACTGATGCTGGACAAAATATGGGTGGCAATTGTCATTTTAAATATTTTAGCGTTATCGCTAAGTGA
- a CDS encoding glycoside-pentoside-hexuronide (GPH):cation symporter, producing the protein MDNKKLSVMEKIGFGMGDAACGIVYSSVTMFLTYFYTDIYGLSAAAVGIMFLATRIFDAIIDPITGMVADRTKTRFGRFRPWLVWFAIPYAVLAVMTYTTPDFGYSGKLLYAYITYALLMLCYTFINIPYCALGGVITRDEKDRLSAQSYRFTISSASGLMVSVGTLFLVDWLGKEDKQLGFQLTMAIMGIIAIGMLLLCFFTTKERVTPIKDEQVSVKKDLKCLLANDQWCIVAIITFFSSMAGVMRSSATLYYATYLMLGGISSTAGTAMKSAFVSTSVVGTILGAMAAGYFAKRFSAISLFKNINLILFAIGVLMFFVPPVWLPVVFPLYFLIGFFHQMYQPFKWNMMANAADYGEWKFGRRATGLSFSGNLFALKLGMAVAGALVGVCLGLLGYQAGVDEQTPLATMGIIGLLTIGPGFSYLLLWWLMRFYKLDDSMMKKIQDDLLARQKQADNHQ; encoded by the coding sequence ATGGATAACAAGAAATTATCAGTCATGGAAAAAATAGGATTTGGCATGGGGGATGCGGCATGTGGCATTGTTTACTCGTCGGTCACGATGTTTTTAACCTATTTTTATACTGACATTTATGGTCTTTCAGCTGCGGCGGTTGGGATCATGTTTTTAGCGACACGCATTTTTGATGCAATTATCGACCCAATAACCGGTATGGTAGCTGACCGCACCAAAACCCGTTTTGGTCGATTTCGGCCTTGGCTTGTATGGTTCGCAATTCCCTATGCCGTGCTTGCCGTGATGACCTATACCACGCCGGATTTTGGTTATTCCGGTAAATTGTTATATGCCTATATCACCTATGCGCTATTAATGCTTTGTTATACTTTTATAAACATTCCTTATTGTGCACTTGGTGGGGTGATTACTCGGGATGAAAAAGATCGTCTGAGCGCCCAATCCTATCGTTTTACCATTTCATCAGCGTCGGGGTTAATGGTATCAGTCGGCACATTATTTTTAGTCGATTGGCTGGGCAAGGAGGATAAGCAACTGGGCTTTCAACTGACCATGGCGATTATGGGCATTATCGCTATTGGCATGTTACTGCTCTGTTTTTTTACCACCAAAGAGCGTGTGACGCCGATTAAAGATGAGCAAGTCAGCGTTAAAAAAGATCTTAAATGCCTACTCGCCAATGACCAGTGGTGCATTGTTGCTATTATTACTTTTTTCTCGAGTATGGCAGGCGTGATGCGAAGTTCCGCTACGCTTTATTATGCCACCTATTTAATGTTGGGTGGCATCAGTTCAACAGCCGGCACGGCGATGAAATCGGCCTTTGTTTCTACCTCAGTTGTTGGCACCATACTCGGTGCCATGGCAGCAGGATATTTTGCTAAGCGCTTTAGTGCGATTTCACTGTTTAAAAATATTAACTTAATTCTGTTTGCCATTGGTGTGCTGATGTTTTTTGTGCCGCCGGTTTGGTTACCGGTTGTATTTCCTCTCTACTTTTTAATTGGATTTTTTCATCAAATGTATCAACCGTTTAAATGGAATATGATGGCAAACGCCGCTGACTATGGCGAATGGAAATTTGGCCGACGTGCAACCGGGCTATCATTTTCCGGCAATCTGTTTGCATTAAAATTAGGTATGGCGGTAGCTGGTGCTTTGGTTGGGGTCTGTTTAGGTCTTTTAGGCTATCAAGCTGGCGTCGATGAGCAAACACCACTAGCCACCATGGGCATCATCGGGCTGTTAACCATTGGACCGGGATTTTCCTATCTGTTACTTTGGTGGTTAATGCGCTTTTATAAATTAGATGACAGCATGATGAAAAAAATTCAAGATGATCTGCTTGCCAGACAAAAGCAAGCTGATAATCATCAGTAA
- a CDS encoding EmmdR/YeeO family multidrug/toxin efflux MATE transporter, giving the protein MDVQLLKRLKNLQLYKKRHSNNVLLWKEIYPLAIPIFIENLSVILMGIFSTFLVSWIGKAEMAAVGLAESFNMIVMSFFMAVALGTSVVVAFSLGRHNRKKAVVAARQSITLLVIISILLFLFVEFSGYWIVEIIAGKAEADVKELTLTFLRLTVLGYPALAFILVGCGALRGAGNTKLPMYLNIIMNILNLSISYILIYGIFGWGGLGFIGAGIGLTISRYCGMFFILLVLTIKPSRALFIPFRSYFHSFNSKILIDILSIGIPASVESVMFNIGKLLTQTFVAGMGTSTIAANFIAFSIAGLLNLPGGTLGATSTIIVGKRIGMGQIYQPTRQLKFIFHLTNFLLCFLAFLSIPFAGFLSSLYTNDQEVIDIAKHLLWFNALFTPFWASSFVLPYGFKGAKDASYTMWVAIGSMWMCRIVVGYIFGVYFGFGVIGVWFGMFLDWVIRSLFFYHRLVSGKWLWRHRKRN; this is encoded by the coding sequence TTGGATGTTCAACTCCTTAAACGATTAAAGAATCTGCAATTATATAAAAAAAGACACTCGAATAATGTCTTATTGTGGAAAGAGATCTACCCGCTAGCCATTCCAATTTTCATCGAAAATCTATCGGTTATATTAATGGGCATTTTCAGCACTTTTCTGGTCAGTTGGATCGGTAAAGCTGAAATGGCAGCGGTTGGGCTTGCTGAAAGTTTTAATATGATCGTAATGTCCTTTTTTATGGCGGTCGCCCTGGGTACGTCGGTGGTGGTGGCGTTTAGCTTAGGTCGCCATAATCGTAAAAAAGCAGTGGTTGCTGCCCGGCAATCGATTACGCTGTTAGTGATTATATCAATCTTACTATTTCTATTTGTCGAGTTTTCCGGTTATTGGATAGTTGAGATTATTGCCGGAAAAGCCGAAGCAGACGTAAAAGAACTCACGTTAACTTTTCTGCGATTAACGGTGTTAGGCTACCCTGCTTTAGCCTTTATATTGGTTGGTTGTGGGGCATTGCGAGGTGCCGGTAACACCAAACTGCCGATGTACTTAAATATTATTATGAATATCCTCAACTTATCGATAAGTTATATCTTAATTTATGGTATTTTTGGTTGGGGTGGTTTAGGTTTTATTGGTGCCGGAATTGGCTTAACCATTTCACGTTATTGCGGAATGTTCTTTATTTTACTGGTGCTGACCATAAAACCTAGTCGAGCGCTATTTATTCCTTTTCGAAGTTATTTCCATTCATTTAATAGTAAAATCTTGATTGATATTCTTAGCATTGGTATTCCCGCCAGTGTGGAATCGGTGATGTTTAATATCGGTAAGCTGCTTACTCAAACATTTGTTGCCGGAATGGGCACATCGACTATTGCCGCAAACTTTATTGCTTTTTCAATAGCTGGCTTGCTCAACTTACCCGGTGGCACACTTGGCGCAACCTCAACGATCATTGTCGGTAAACGTATCGGCATGGGGCAGATCTATCAACCGACCAGACAACTGAAATTTATCTTTCACTTAACTAACTTTTTACTCTGCTTTTTAGCGTTTTTATCCATACCTTTTGCCGGCTTTTTAAGTTCGTTATATACCAATGATCAGGAAGTGATCGACATTGCTAAACATCTCCTGTGGTTTAATGCCCTATTTACGCCATTTTGGGCTTCATCGTTTGTTCTACCTTATGGCTTTAAAGGCGCTAAAGATGCCAGTTATACCATGTGGGTCGCTATCGGCAGTATGTGGATGTGCCGAATTGTTGTCGGTTATATCTTTGGCGTATACTTTGGCTTTGGCGTGATTGGTGTCTGGTTTGGTATGTTCCTAGATTGGGTGATAAGAAGCCTGTTTTTCTACCACCGATTAGTCAGTGGCAAATGGTTATGGCGACATCGAAAGCGAAACTAA
- a CDS encoding epoxyqueuosine reductase QueH — protein sequence MLINAKDILDKLNPHNKVNYDSVLKEVIADWQSESIRPKLLIHSCCAPCSTYVLEYLAQYADITIYFANSNIHPRVEYEYRSVVQQKFIADFNQKTGHHVQFLQAPYQPAEFIKQVEHLRDAPEGGERCHLCYKMRLDLAAIKAQELGYDYFASALTLSPKKNSQKINQLGFEIQEIFSVNYLPSDFKKNNGYKRSIEICKEYDVYRQCYCGCIFAAKAQGIDLKNVIATAKQGLAEHQKD from the coding sequence ATGTTAATTAATGCCAAAGATATTCTTGATAAATTAAATCCCCATAATAAAGTCAATTACGATTCAGTGCTAAAAGAGGTCATTGCTGATTGGCAAAGCGAATCGATTCGCCCGAAATTACTGATCCATAGCTGTTGTGCCCCTTGCAGTACTTATGTTTTAGAGTATTTAGCGCAATATGCTGATATCACCATATATTTTGCTAATTCTAATATTCATCCTCGGGTTGAATATGAGTATCGTAGCGTTGTTCAGCAAAAATTTATTGCCGATTTTAATCAAAAAACCGGTCACCATGTGCAATTTTTACAAGCGCCATATCAACCGGCTGAATTTATTAAACAAGTTGAACATCTGCGTGATGCACCGGAAGGGGGGGAACGTTGTCATCTGTGTTATAAAATGCGGTTAGATTTAGCGGCAATTAAAGCACAAGAGCTGGGCTATGACTATTTTGCCAGCGCCTTAACCTTAAGCCCGAAAAAGAACAGTCAGAAGATCAATCAATTAGGTTTTGAAATTCAAGAGATCTTCTCTGTTAACTATCTTCCTTCCGATTTTAAGAAGAATAATGGCTATAAACGATCGATTGAAATTTGCAAAGAGTACGATGTCTATCGTCAATGTTATTGCGGCTGTATTTTTGCCGCCAAAGCGCAGGGCATCGATTTAAAAAATGTCATTGCAACTGCAAAACAAGGGTTAGCTGAACACCAAAAAGATTAA